One region of Termitidicoccus mucosus genomic DNA includes:
- a CDS encoding DUF1349 domain-containing protein, producing the protein MKTTSIKLFAFTATAFVLFFAVANIAQSASEPMKIKAIPYALEVLNKPVALTVTDDLIQISTKGKTNLFNNPNGIYRVQDAPMVVFTPKGDFTLRAKLTGDLKSIYDVCALVIYQDENLWAKFCYENSVEKIPTIVSVVTRTHSDDCNSMSAGGHAYMAMVKKGNEITFLYSPDNMKWQQIRSFHLALTQPPKVGFASHGSRGDGFTAKFTEIKYWDKALKDMKDE; encoded by the coding sequence ATGAAAACAACCTCAATCAAACTTTTCGCATTCACAGCCACCGCCTTCGTTTTATTTTTTGCCGTCGCAAACATCGCCCAATCCGCTTCGGAGCCCATGAAAATCAAGGCGATTCCATACGCGCTGGAGGTATTGAACAAACCCGTGGCGCTCACCGTCACCGACGATTTGATACAAATCTCCACCAAGGGGAAAACGAATCTCTTCAACAATCCCAACGGCATCTACCGCGTGCAGGATGCACCGATGGTCGTGTTCACGCCCAAGGGCGATTTCACTCTGCGCGCAAAACTCACCGGCGATTTAAAAAGCATCTACGATGTGTGCGCGCTTGTCATCTATCAGGATGAAAATCTCTGGGCGAAGTTTTGCTACGAAAACTCGGTCGAGAAAATCCCGACGATTGTGTCAGTCGTGACTCGCACGCATTCCGACGACTGCAATTCGATGAGCGCGGGTGGCCATGCCTACATGGCGATGGTAAAGAAAGGGAACGAAATCACGTTTCTCTATTCGCCCGACAATATGAAGTGGCAGCAGATACGCAGCTTTCATCTCGCGTTGACGCAACCGCCCAAAGTCGGTTTCGCCTCGCACGGCTCCCGCGGCGACGGTTTCACTGCCAAGTTCACTGAAATCAAATATTGGGACAAGGCCTTGAAAGACATGAAAGACGAATAA